A region from the Salifodinibacter halophilus genome encodes:
- a CDS encoding sugar ABC transporter ATP-binding protein, whose translation MRNSTQSLLEANNIAKEFGTVTALQDVSLNIGRGEVLGLLGDNGAGKSTLMKILCGLHQPTRGELIYDGEPVSLKSVTHARSLGIDCVHQDLALIPQLNVYHNMFLQRESLTGGPMSILRNKPMRDKARECLADIGVEIPSVDVPIGKLSGGQRQAIAVARSVYSNAQLLLLDEPTAAMGAKEGAMILDVINRLKEKGDVSIIIIAHNYGHIFDVCDRVNLIQDGQITFNRATADTSIQELTDIVVNQYRQAAAKSA comes from the coding sequence ATGCGTAATAGCACTCAATCACTGCTCGAGGCCAATAACATCGCCAAGGAGTTCGGCACTGTTACCGCGCTCCAAGATGTGTCATTAAATATTGGCCGCGGCGAAGTGCTAGGCCTACTGGGCGACAACGGCGCCGGCAAATCGACGCTGATGAAGATCCTATGCGGCCTTCACCAGCCCACGCGCGGCGAGCTCATCTACGACGGCGAGCCGGTCTCACTGAAATCGGTCACGCATGCACGCTCGCTCGGAATCGACTGCGTACATCAGGACTTGGCGCTGATTCCTCAGCTCAATGTTTACCACAACATGTTTCTGCAGCGGGAATCGCTAACCGGTGGCCCCATGTCGATCCTTCGCAACAAGCCGATGCGGGATAAAGCACGGGAATGCCTGGCCGACATCGGTGTCGAGATACCGTCGGTCGACGTGCCGATCGGCAAGTTATCCGGCGGCCAGCGACAGGCTATCGCTGTGGCGCGTTCGGTCTACTCCAACGCACAGCTTCTGCTGCTCGACGAACCGACTGCCGCCATGGGCGCCAAAGAAGGCGCCATGATCCTCGACGTCATCAACCGACTGAAGGAAAAAGGCGACGTCTCGATCATCATCATCGCTCATAACTACGGGCATATCTTTGATGTCTGTGACCGCGTCAACCTCATTCAGGATGGCCAGATTACGTTCAACCGAGCCACCGCGGACACCTCGATACAGGAGCTGACCGACATCGTGGTCAACCAGTATCGCCAGGCTGCCGCAAAGTCGGCCTAA
- a CDS encoding ABC transporter permease encodes MTRRETSIVIAGILLIAYFQITTSVFLTWNNVGTLGQYAAATAILAAGEVLILVSGELDLSVGMVYALAPFLMFYAQGAGIPIVPAIILALLGCAIVGLLNGLITVVLNVHSFVTTMGMLFLLKGLTLTISGGYPVQPDAGPIATAIFGGSAIAGFAWALAIAIVFQFVLVRTRWGLHTIAVGGNLQGATEAGVKVNFVKIRNFVVCSMLAGFGGVLDAYHIGSITPLAGGTQIMFMCIASAVIGGTLLAGGVGTIIGAFFGALVLGILKDGFTLAGVSAYTFNMILGVAILVTMIVNVHLGRFKLFGGR; translated from the coding sequence ATGACGCGTCGCGAGACGAGTATCGTGATTGCCGGCATCCTGCTGATTGCCTATTTTCAAATCACGACGTCGGTATTTCTGACCTGGAACAACGTCGGCACGCTCGGCCAATATGCAGCGGCCACCGCCATCCTGGCAGCGGGCGAAGTCTTAATCCTGGTCAGCGGCGAACTCGATCTGTCGGTGGGCATGGTCTATGCGCTGGCGCCCTTTCTCATGTTCTACGCACAGGGCGCCGGCATTCCGATCGTACCTGCGATCATTCTGGCCCTGCTGGGCTGCGCGATTGTCGGTCTTCTAAACGGCCTGATCACCGTGGTGCTCAACGTCCACTCGTTCGTCACCACCATGGGCATGTTGTTTCTGCTCAAGGGACTCACCTTGACGATCTCAGGCGGCTATCCGGTACAGCCGGACGCCGGACCCATTGCGACGGCCATATTCGGCGGTAGCGCCATCGCCGGGTTTGCTTGGGCGCTGGCGATCGCGATTGTGTTTCAGTTCGTTCTGGTACGCACGCGCTGGGGCCTTCATACCATTGCCGTTGGTGGCAATCTCCAGGGCGCAACCGAAGCCGGCGTGAAGGTCAATTTCGTCAAGATCCGCAATTTTGTGGTCTGCAGCATGCTCGCGGGTTTCGGCGGCGTACTCGACGCCTACCACATCGGTTCGATTACGCCACTGGCCGGCGGCACACAGATCATGTTCATGTGCATCGCCTCGGCCGTCATCGGTGGAACGCTGCTGGCCGGCGGCGTGGGCACCATCATCGGCGCTTTCTTCGGCGCGCTGGTGCTCGGCATTCTGAAAGACGGCTTCACGCTCGCCGGCGTGTCCGCCTATACATTCAACATGATTTTGGGGGTTGCCATTCTCGTGACCATGATCGTCAACGTCCATCTCGGACGTTTCAAGCTATTCGGAGGCCGGTGA
- a CDS encoding sugar ABC transporter substrate-binding protein codes for MSDDKHDDNGESPELSRRGVLGGALGAGATLATLSAGLGASTSALAGSKHDATLPDHPQYKFAFINHVTTNPFFVPTQYGAADACAAFGCTYQWTGSQKSKSSVMVNHMNSAIAAGVDGIAVSLVDQQAFSDPINRALDKGIPVVSYNADADNNRLAYIGQKLFEAGKLVGQRIADQVDSGDVVGFIATPGQLNIQPRMDGAKQAIEASGKDIRFHQVASGPTLNEEINRVESYYVGHTDVKGMFAVDGGSTAAVGKTMAKHGLADKGVVSGGFDMLPQSLRAIDSGDLGFTIDQQPYLQGFFPVAELFLWNLSGGLSGIAEMNTGLKFVTQDNVQSYLKTKTRFQGSSSDQKILETPDSISV; via the coding sequence ATGAGTGATGACAAACACGACGATAACGGCGAATCCCCCGAGCTTTCTCGACGCGGCGTACTCGGCGGTGCCCTTGGTGCCGGCGCGACGCTGGCAACACTCAGTGCTGGCCTGGGGGCGAGCACCTCGGCACTTGCTGGCAGTAAACACGATGCGACGCTGCCGGATCATCCGCAGTACAAATTCGCGTTCATCAACCACGTGACCACGAACCCGTTTTTCGTGCCCACTCAATACGGTGCGGCCGACGCCTGCGCCGCGTTCGGCTGCACCTATCAGTGGACCGGCTCACAGAAATCGAAATCGAGTGTGATGGTCAATCACATGAATTCGGCCATTGCCGCCGGCGTCGACGGGATCGCGGTCTCGCTAGTCGACCAACAAGCGTTCAGCGATCCGATCAACCGGGCGTTGGATAAAGGCATTCCGGTGGTTTCCTACAACGCCGATGCCGACAACAACCGGCTGGCCTATATCGGCCAGAAACTGTTCGAGGCCGGCAAATTGGTCGGCCAACGAATCGCCGATCAGGTCGATTCGGGCGATGTGGTCGGCTTTATTGCCACACCGGGTCAGCTCAACATCCAACCCCGGATGGATGGTGCCAAGCAGGCGATCGAAGCATCCGGCAAGGATATCCGCTTCCATCAGGTGGCCAGCGGCCCGACGCTGAACGAGGAAATCAACCGCGTCGAGTCCTACTATGTCGGCCACACAGACGTTAAAGGCATGTTCGCCGTCGACGGCGGCTCGACCGCGGCAGTCGGCAAAACCATGGCCAAGCACGGCCTGGCGGACAAGGGGGTCGTGAGTGGCGGCTTCGACATGCTGCCGCAATCGCTGCGCGCGATCGACAGCGGTGATTTGGGCTTCACTATCGATCAGCAGCCCTATCTCCAGGGTTTTTTCCCAGTCGCCGAGCTGTTCCTCTGGAACCTATCCGGCGGCTTAAGCGGTATCGCCGAGATGAATACTGGCCTGAAATTCGTCACTCAGGACAACGTCCAGTCGTACCTCAAAACGAAGACTCGCTTCCAGGGCAGCAGCAGCGACCAAAAAATCCTGGAAACTCCCGATTCGATCAGCGTGTAG